The region ACTAAACAGACCTTCCCACGGCGTATTCACGATTTTTATCTTGAATCCCGCTCTGTCAGCCACGGCGTGAATGATGTCGATGTCAAAGCCCTCGACAGATTTATCTGCGTTTTCACTTTCAAAAGGGGCATAGGCCGCATCTGTACCCACAACAAGTTCTGAGGGGATGGGTTGAGTACGGAGTGAGGTGTCTTCTTTTTTTGTACATGAGATAAGAAGCAGCGGGATTGTCGCCAATAACAGCCAACGATTTTTCATGAACACCTCGTCCAGGGTTTATAAGGCTCACTTGACCACTCTTAAGCCCTTGAGTCAAATTCATTTCAGGAGTCCAAACGGCGTCTCTATACGGCTGTGGACCCTTTGGTGAGGTGAGTATGAATTTGTTCTTTCGTTTGATGCATATCTTTTTATTTTCCCGCTTTCGTAAGACAGTCGGAATCATGGACGAATGTGCGACGCCTTTCCGAGTGTGGCCCACCGATCTCGACGTTCTTATGCATATGAATAATGGTGTTTATCTTTCCCTGCAGGACTTGGCCCGCGTGGACTATATGATTCGGGCAGGTGCCGCCAAAATAATTTCGGCGAATGGCTGGTATCCCGTGGTGGCTTCCGAAACCATCCGTTTTCGCAGATCTTTGCAGCCTTTCCAAAAATTTGAACTGCGTACGCGCCTGATAGCCTGGGATGAAAAGTACCTTTATCTTGAGCATAAGTTTACCAGTCGGGGAGAAGTGATGGCAGTGGGAATGATTCGC is a window of Bdellovibrio sp. ArHS DNA encoding:
- a CDS encoding thioesterase family protein — its product is MNLFFRLMHIFLFSRFRKTVGIMDECATPFRVWPTDLDVLMHMNNGVYLSLQDLARVDYMIRAGAAKIISANGWYPVVASETIRFRRSLQPFQKFELRTRLIAWDEKYLYLEHKFTSRGEVMAVGMIRARFLAKKGGLVAPQDLLKALNLEVSSPAVPAHLQSWLSADQEHSRSLGL